A stretch of Bacillaceae bacterium S4-13-56 DNA encodes these proteins:
- a CDS encoding TraB/GumN family protein — translation MPDQNITRLHINQKEIILVGTAHVSKKSAEQVKEVIDAERPDSVCVELDQQRFQSLQSGNKWKDMDIFRVIKEKKSTLLLMNLVVSSFQKRMAKQLGIKAGQEMMQGIESAKEVGAELVLADRDIQITFSRIWHGVGTMGKFKLLLSLIYSIFDKETISEEDLEKMKSEDMLSSMLQEITVAFPKLKHHLVDERDQYLAQKIKEAPGNKVVAVLGAAHIPGISKEIYKDHDLSKITEKPPKSKVPKIIGWSIPIIIISIILYTLVTNPSAGLAQTLSWIIWNGTLSAIGSAIAFAHPLAILTAFIVAPITSLNPLMAAGWFAGLVQAYFKRPNVTDFENLAEDVYSVKGFWNNRVTRILLVVVFANLGSTLGTVIGGADVVRLFLENL, via the coding sequence ATGCCAGATCAAAATATTACACGATTACATATCAATCAGAAGGAAATTATTTTAGTCGGGACCGCTCATGTATCAAAAAAAAGTGCGGAACAAGTGAAAGAGGTTATAGATGCTGAGAGACCAGACTCCGTATGTGTTGAACTTGACCAACAACGATTTCAGTCTTTACAAAGCGGTAACAAGTGGAAGGACATGGATATCTTTCGGGTCATTAAAGAAAAGAAATCTACCTTGCTTCTAATGAATTTAGTGGTTTCTTCTTTTCAAAAAAGAATGGCTAAGCAACTGGGGATTAAAGCAGGGCAAGAAATGATGCAAGGGATCGAGTCTGCGAAGGAAGTAGGAGCGGAACTAGTATTAGCTGATAGGGATATACAAATCACTTTTTCCCGGATTTGGCATGGCGTAGGAACAATGGGAAAGTTCAAGCTTCTCTTAAGCCTCATATACAGTATTTTTGATAAAGAGACGATTTCTGAGGAAGATTTGGAAAAAATGAAATCTGAAGATATGCTTTCTTCTATGCTACAGGAAATTACAGTGGCTTTTCCAAAGTTAAAACATCACTTAGTTGATGAAAGAGATCAATATTTAGCACAAAAAATAAAAGAAGCCCCAGGGAATAAAGTGGTAGCAGTATTGGGTGCAGCCCATATTCCGGGAATCTCCAAGGAAATTTATAAAGATCATGATTTGTCTAAGATTACAGAAAAACCACCTAAATCAAAAGTACCTAAGATTATTGGTTGGTCGATACCGATAATAATTATAAGTATCATTTTGTATACCCTTGTCACTAATCCTTCTGCTGGTTTAGCACAAACCCTAAGCTGGATCATTTGGAATGGAACGTTATCGGCCATTGGATCAGCCATTGCTTTTGCTCATCCTTTAGCTATTTTAACCGCATTTATAGTTGCCCCCATAACATCCCTTAATCCACTAATGGCAGCTGGGTGGTTTGCAGGTTTAGTACAAGCATATTTCAAACGTCCCAATGTTACGGATTTTGAAAATTTAGCAGAAGATGTTTATTCTGTTAAAGGATTCTGGAATAACAGAGTGACAAGAATCCTTCTAGTGGTTGTGTTTGCGAACTTAGGAAGCACATTAGGAACTGTAATAGGAGGAGCAGATGTTGTGCGTTTGTTCTTAGAAAATCTATAA